Proteins from one Bacteroides mediterraneensis genomic window:
- a CDS encoding ATP/GTP-binding protein, with protein MIAEFVIENFFSIKSPQKISFEPSSDTFMSDEYSYEIKDGVKLLKVGIIYGANASGKTNILNAIEFFRMLALRMPKDRNEKTGVVPFMLDDTSRKERTKMSMVFYINRSKYILSFELDANYIHSETLVVYDSIRPTKLYSRSYDPETDSTTIDFGVNLKMPRKSQDVISGNTINNCSVLAAFGKSNVERTRLNDVYDYFAKQVKDVLLPGMLLSGYVKSQLDKDESGDLKKFILNFLKASDFNIEDVVLHEEEELITPELEQLIQNAPIGDEAKAEMLRKGKITNAELTFKHKVGDKLYDLSEEYESNGTMRFLGMAVILNFLLKTNRFVPIDEVETSIHYELLAYFIKVFLANSEGTSQMLLTTHDINLLNEDFIRRDTIWFTDKDEYGETKIVRLSSLGLHKNLSPYNAYKQGKLVKLPFLGSQYINLND; from the coding sequence ATGATAGCAGAATTCGTCATTGAAAATTTTTTCTCAATAAAATCTCCGCAAAAGATAAGTTTTGAGCCTTCATCAGATACCTTTATGTCTGATGAATATTCTTATGAAATTAAGGATGGAGTAAAGTTGCTGAAAGTGGGAATCATCTATGGTGCAAACGCTTCCGGCAAGACCAACATCCTGAATGCCATTGAATTTTTCAGGATGCTTGCGTTACGGATGCCTAAAGACCGAAATGAAAAAACAGGAGTCGTTCCTTTCATGCTGGATGACACGTCAAGGAAAGAAAGGACGAAGATGTCTATGGTATTCTATATTAACCGGTCGAAGTACATTCTTAGTTTTGAACTGGATGCAAACTATATCCATTCCGAGACATTGGTTGTTTACGATTCCATACGTCCTACCAAACTGTACAGCCGCAGTTATGACCCGGAAACAGATTCCACGACAATAGATTTCGGCGTAAACTTGAAAATGCCACGCAAGAGCCAAGACGTGATTTCCGGCAACACAATTAACAATTGCAGTGTGCTTGCTGCATTTGGCAAAAGCAATGTAGAACGGACCAGGTTGAACGATGTGTACGATTACTTTGCTAAACAAGTAAAAGATGTGCTTTTGCCAGGTATGCTTCTTTCAGGCTATGTCAAATCACAATTAGACAAAGACGAATCCGGCGACTTGAAGAAGTTCATACTAAACTTTCTGAAAGCATCCGATTTCAACATAGAAGATGTCGTATTACACGAAGAGGAGGAATTGATTACCCCGGAACTGGAACAACTGATTCAGAACGCCCCTATTGGCGATGAAGCAAAAGCCGAAATGCTTAGAAAAGGGAAGATCACAAATGCAGAATTGACATTCAAGCACAAGGTAGGTGACAAGCTATATGATTTATCGGAAGAATACGAATCGAATGGTACAATGAGATTTTTGGGGATGGCGGTAATTCTGAATTTCCTGTTAAAAACCAACCGTTTTGTACCTATTGATGAAGTAGAGACAAGCATCCATTATGAACTGTTGGCTTATTTCATAAAAGTCTTTTTAGCTAACAGCGAAGGAACATCCCAAATGCTGCTTACAACACACGACATCAATCTACTTAATGAGGACTTTATTCGCCGTGACACAATATGGTTTACGGACAAAGACGAATACGGAGAAACTAAAATAGTACGTCTTTCATCTTTAGGTCTGCACAAGAATCTTTCCCCGTATAATGCTTACAAACAGGGTAAGTTAGTTAAGCTTCCGTTCCTTGGCAGTCAATACATAAACCTAAACGACTAA